Proteins encoded together in one Gallus gallus isolate bGalGal1 chromosome 18, bGalGal1.mat.broiler.GRCg7b, whole genome shotgun sequence window:
- the FBF1 gene encoding fas-binding factor 1 homolog isoform X5: protein MATKSKSSVRGSIDDVLDDLLGYDDEGPAKSSQPAGVSSGRARGSSLQASKKSFLEDDFFSKLPAEDMEAAEGSSISDADPQAVLQTLKEMDDMEADLLGMSKPSSGLGKAATKGPGKFSTSEGAVKTSGKMPAPEKGESAPEMDKKPLSSPPTSRQYRKFNFEDVDDPLAGLLSEEEQDAPRKPSPKGSERRPERKTELGKEKDPLPPQTPLHTTAPARRREELTFEDDDDDLMDVLGFGDGQKGDQKHGKKAEEEEVRPARSKLDELLGRGSVAKILERPGAGEHREFKLDKKYQKQPEKEEGWDEEDFVFGAYQPTVATTPEGRPSRRQSVSRFSAENSSEPKPDPHSKPPPAASQSPARGSRAGGDWLGLKDEDFLDSEPPSPAKTSPVVSSQQLLAKEQATSKPNQLEEDNWLSAALSRKKAQAQVKAQERSAVPLETTGKGLDPSPAVSQPATSTGAAAQAAALQDKAASADSSGHPVPWLGTVTQTSAHPPEPAKRDPLRDVSPSGVFHMMDPAASSPAEQGMQGPAPLAQVTMPSTPLQAASQLQAESPPLGSVHERRPGAPTAQPYEDATSYRAALLSAQARVAELESQVRMLELERTQHKLLLESLQQRHQEDLDLLESAHRSRVKVVEETYGQREERLRREKEQLEAQLLSQSQDAERARADLVAQHKQRVATLEQQSAQELERLRELQRSSVQEMLKDHEEQLQRLKRLKDQEIDAVTSATSHTRSLNGVIEQMERFSSDLHSLSHKVEATHHTTSQELAMGARQRDEQLKVLQDRLSQQQRDMEEERSRLQEVIAKMEARLSEQTRLLEQERWRVTAEQSKVESLQRSLEEQRRLMTQQLSMERAELERAKSALLEEQKSVMQKCSEERRKLAVEWAEFHTQQQLSKERMERDIDRALQLDSQREGTIMSLAKEQAELKVRSRELKVKEEQLARDRLLLDEAWHELRLEKEKVKGATLRIRQQEEEIKNMSKLSAQKYEEGERALQDACRIESEHQARLQVMQQHLEQLKQQEQHLQQERLSMAHQRRQLEQLHKKLPNNPTLLLTTDQDLSASTKGLSSTLSFPPPIRTLPGHRSVGTTASMELYAKLLVLKHRAQQDRSFLEDEQLFLETLKKASCNTSPLSV, encoded by the exons ATGAAGGCCCTGCTAAGTCTTCTCAGCCAGCTGGTGTCAGCAGTGGGAGAGCCCGGGGCAGCAGCTTGCAGGCCAGCAAGAA GTCATTTCTGGAGGATGATTTCTTTAGCAAGCTCCCTGCAGAGGACATGGAAGCTGCAGAG GGATCCAGTATCTCCGATGCAGACCCACAAGCTGTGCTGCAAACCCTGAAG GAAATGGATGACATGGAAGCTGATCTTCTGGGAATGTCAAAACCCAGTTCTGGGCTGGGAAAGGCAGCCACGAAAGGCCCAGGGAAATTTAGCACCTCAGAAGGAGCAGTAAAAACTTCAGGGAAGATGCCAGCTCCTGAGAAAG GAGAATCTGCGCCTGAGATGGATAAGAAACCACTCTCATCCCCACCCACTTCCCGACAGTACAGGAAATTTAACTTTGAAG ATGTAGATGATCCTTTGGCTGGGCTTTTATCTGAAGAGGAGCAGGATGCTCCCAGGAAGCCATCTCCAAAAGGCAGTGAAAGAAGaccagagaggaaaacagaactggGCAAAGAGAAAG ATCCACTCCCACCCCAGACACCCCTACACACTACAGCCCCAGCCCGGCGCAGGGAGGAGCTCACGtttgaagatgatgatgatgaccTGATGGATGTGCTGGGATTTGGTGATGGCCAAAAAGGAGACCAGAAGCATGGAAAGAAGGCGGAAGA GGAGGAGGTGCGTCCGGCCCGCTCCAAGCTGGATGAGTTACTGGGACGAGGCTCCGTCGCCAAAATCCTGGAACGGCCAGGtgcaggagagcacagagagTTCAAACTGGATAAGAAGTACCAAAAACAGCCAG agaaggaagagggtTGGGACGAGGAGGATTTTGTCTTTGGAGCTTACCAGCCCACGGTGGCCACCACACCTGAGGGCCGTCCCTCCAGGAGGCAGTCTGTGAG CAGGttttcagctgagaacagcagtgaACCGAAACCAGACCCACACTCCAaacctcctcctgcagccagccagAGCCCTGCAcggggcagcagggctgggggtgacTGGCTGGGCCTGAAGGATGAGGATTTTTTGGATTCAGAGCCTCCGTCTCCAGCTAAGACCAGTCCTGTGgtgagctcccagcagctcctggctaAAGAACAAGCAACGTCCAAACCCAACCAACTGGAAGAGGATAACTGGCTGAGTGCTGCCTTGTCCCGCAAGAAAGCCCAAGCTCAGGTGAAGGCTCAGGAGAGGAGTGCTGTGCCCCTGGAGACCACAGGCAAAGGGCTggatcccagccctgctgtcag ccagccagccacctccacaggagcagcagcacaggcagctgccctgcaggacAAGGCAGCAAGTGCAGACAGCTCTGG GCACCCAGTCCCCTGGCTCGGCACTGTGACACAAACTTCAGCTCACCCACCGGAGCCTGCAAAGAGGGATCCCCTGAGAGATGTCAGCCCCAGCGGTGTGTTTCACATGATGG ACCCTGCAGCGTCATCTCCAGCAGAGCAAGGGATGCAGGGCCCTGCCCCACTTGCTCAG GTTACCATGCCCAGCACACCCCTCCAGGCTGCCTCGCAGCTGCAG GCTGAATCCCCACCTCTGGGCTCAGTGCATGAGAGGAGGCCGGGagctcccacagcccagccctaCGAGGATGCAACAAGCTATCGGGCAGCGCTGCTCAGTGCCCAGGCCCGTGTGGCAGAGCTGGAGAGCCAG GTCCGCATGCTGGAGCTGGAGCGGACACAGCACAAATTGTTGCTGGAGAGCCTTCAGCAGAGGCACCAGGAGGACCTGGATCTTCTCGAGAGCGCACACAG GAGCCGGGTGAAGGTGGTGGAGGAGACTTATgggcagagggaggagaggctgcggcgggagaaggagcagctggaggctcAGCTGCTGTCACAGAGCCAGGATGCAGAGCGGGCCAGGGCAGATCTGGTGGCGCAGCATAAGCAGCGTGTGGCCACACTGGAGCAGCAGAGCGCCCAGGAGCTGGAGCGGCTGCGAGAGCTGCAGAG GTCATCTGTCCAGGAGATGCTCAAAGACCACGAAGAGCAGCTCCAGCGGCTGAAGCGGCTGAAAGACCAGGAGATCGATGCAGTGACCAGCGCCACTTCACACACCAG GTCTCTGAATGGTGTCATCGAGCAGATGGAAAGGTTCTCCAGTGACCTGCACAGCCTCTCGCACAAGGTGGAGGCCACACACCACACCACCTCCCAGGAGCTGGCCATGGGAGCCCGGCAGCGGGATGAGCAGCTCAAGG tgctCCAGGACAGgctgtcacagcagcagagggacatGGAAGAGGAGAGGAGCCGACTCCAGGAGGTGATTGCCAAAATGGAGGCCAGGCTAAGTGAGCAGACtcggctgctggagcag GAGCGTTGGAGGGTGACGGCAGAGCAATCCAAAGTGGAGTCCCTGCAGCGCTCCCTGGAGGAGCAGCGTCGACTCATGACCCAGCAGCTCTCCATGGAGCGGGCCGAACTGGAGAGGGCAAAG AGTGCTttgctggaggagcagaagtCAGTGATGCAGAAGTGCTCAGAGGAGCGCCGGAAGCTGGCCGTTGAATGGGCTGAATTtcacacccagcagcagcttagCAAGGAGCGGATGGAGCGCGACATAGACCGAGCCCTGCAGTTGGACTCCCAAAGGGAGGGCACCATCATGAGCCTGGCCAAG GAGCAAGCAGAGCTGAAGGTACGGAGCCGCGAGCTGAAGGtcaaggaggagcagctggcgAGGGACAGATTGCTGCTGGATGAGGCCTGGCATGAGCTAaggctggagaaggagaaggtgAAAGGGGCTACACTGCGCATccggcagcaggaggaggagatcAAGAACATGAGCAAG ctctctgcacagaAGTATGAGGAAGGGGAACGAGCCCTGCAGGATGCATGTAGGATAGAGTCTGAGcaccaggccaggctgcagGTCATGCAGCAGCACCTGGAGCAGCTCAAGCAGCAAGAACAGCACCTGCAACAG GAGAGGTTGAGCATGGCTCACCAGAGGAGACAGCTTGAACAACTGCACAAGAAGCTGCCTAATAACCCCACGCTGCTGCTGACCACAGACCAGGACCTGAGTGCTTCCACCAAGGGCCTCTCCAGCACGCTGA GTTTTCCACCTCCCATCAGGACATTGCCTGGGCACAGGAGTGTGGGCACGACTGCCTCAATGGAGCTCTACGCCAAACTGCTGGTGCTGAAGCACAGGGCTCAGCAG GACCGCAGTTTCCTGGAGGATGAGCAGCTCTTCTTGGAGACCCTAAAGAAGGCGTCCTGCAACACTTCACCTCTGTCAGTGTGA
- the FBF1 gene encoding fas-binding factor 1 homolog isoform X7 — protein MATKSKSSVRGSIDDVLDDLLGYDDEGPAKSSQPAGVSSGRARGSSLQASKKSFLEDDFFSKLPAEDMEAAEGSSISDADPQAVLQTLKEMDDMEADLLGMSKPSSGLGKAATKGPGKFSTSEGAVKTSGKMPAPEKGESAPEMDKKPLSSPPTSRQYRKFNFEDVDDPLAGLLSEEEQDAPRKPSPKGSERRPERKTELGKEKDPLPPQTPLHTTAPARRREELTFEDDDDDLMDVLGFGDGQKGDQKHGKKAEDREEVRPARSKLDELLGRGSVAKILERPGAGEHREFKLDKKYQKQPEKEEGWDEEDFVFGAYQPTVATTPEGRPSRRQSVRHATPSPCSRFSAENSSEPKPDPHSKPPPAASQSPARGSRAGGDWLGLKDEDFLDSEPPSPAKTSPVVSSQQLLAKEQATSKPNQLEEDNWLSAALSRKKAQAQVKAQERSAVPLETTGKGLDPSPAVSQPATSTGAAAQAAALQDKAASADSSGHPVPWLGTVTQTSAHPPEPAKRDPLRDVSPSGVFHMMDPAASSPAEQGMQGPAPLAQAESPPLGSVHERRPGAPTAQPYEDATSYRAALLSAQARVAELESQVRMLELERTQHKLLLESLQQRHQEDLDLLESAHRSRVKVVEETYGQREERLRREKEQLEAQLLSQSQDAERARADLVAQHKQRVATLEQQSAQELERLRELQRSSVQEMLKDHEEQLQRLKRLKDQEIDAVTSATSHTRSLNGVIEQMERFSSDLHSLSHKVEATHHTTSQELAMGARQRDEQLKVLQDRLSQQQRDMEEERSRLQEVIAKMEARLSEQTRLLEQERWRVTAEQSKVESLQRSLEEQRRLMTQQLSMERAELERAKSALLEEQKSVMQKCSEERRKLAVEWAEFHTQQQLSKERMERDIDRALQLDSQREGTIMSLAKEQAELKVRSRELKVKEEQLARDRLLLDEAWHELRLEKEKVKGATLRIRQQEEEIKNMSKLSAQKYEEGERALQDACRIESEHQARLQVMQQHLEQLKQQEQHLQQERLSMAHQRRQLEQLHKKLPNNPTLLLTTDQDLSASTKGLSSTLSFPPPIRTLPGHRSVGTTASMELYAKLLVLKHRAQQDRSFLEDEQLFLETLKKASCNTSPLSV, from the exons ATGAAGGCCCTGCTAAGTCTTCTCAGCCAGCTGGTGTCAGCAGTGGGAGAGCCCGGGGCAGCAGCTTGCAGGCCAGCAAGAA GTCATTTCTGGAGGATGATTTCTTTAGCAAGCTCCCTGCAGAGGACATGGAAGCTGCAGAG GGATCCAGTATCTCCGATGCAGACCCACAAGCTGTGCTGCAAACCCTGAAG GAAATGGATGACATGGAAGCTGATCTTCTGGGAATGTCAAAACCCAGTTCTGGGCTGGGAAAGGCAGCCACGAAAGGCCCAGGGAAATTTAGCACCTCAGAAGGAGCAGTAAAAACTTCAGGGAAGATGCCAGCTCCTGAGAAAG GAGAATCTGCGCCTGAGATGGATAAGAAACCACTCTCATCCCCACCCACTTCCCGACAGTACAGGAAATTTAACTTTGAAG ATGTAGATGATCCTTTGGCTGGGCTTTTATCTGAAGAGGAGCAGGATGCTCCCAGGAAGCCATCTCCAAAAGGCAGTGAAAGAAGaccagagaggaaaacagaactggGCAAAGAGAAAG ATCCACTCCCACCCCAGACACCCCTACACACTACAGCCCCAGCCCGGCGCAGGGAGGAGCTCACGtttgaagatgatgatgatgaccTGATGGATGTGCTGGGATTTGGTGATGGCCAAAAAGGAGACCAGAAGCATGGAAAGAAGGCGGAAGA CAGGGAGGAGGTGCGTCCGGCCCGCTCCAAGCTGGATGAGTTACTGGGACGAGGCTCCGTCGCCAAAATCCTGGAACGGCCAGGtgcaggagagcacagagagTTCAAACTGGATAAGAAGTACCAAAAACAGCCAG agaaggaagagggtTGGGACGAGGAGGATTTTGTCTTTGGAGCTTACCAGCCCACGGTGGCCACCACACCTGAGGGCCGTCCCTCCAGGAGGCAGTCTGTGAG GCATGCAACTCCCTCTCCTTGCAGCAGGttttcagctgagaacagcagtgaACCGAAACCAGACCCACACTCCAaacctcctcctgcagccagccagAGCCCTGCAcggggcagcagggctgggggtgacTGGCTGGGCCTGAAGGATGAGGATTTTTTGGATTCAGAGCCTCCGTCTCCAGCTAAGACCAGTCCTGTGgtgagctcccagcagctcctggctaAAGAACAAGCAACGTCCAAACCCAACCAACTGGAAGAGGATAACTGGCTGAGTGCTGCCTTGTCCCGCAAGAAAGCCCAAGCTCAGGTGAAGGCTCAGGAGAGGAGTGCTGTGCCCCTGGAGACCACAGGCAAAGGGCTggatcccagccctgctgtcag ccagccagccacctccacaggagcagcagcacaggcagctgccctgcaggacAAGGCAGCAAGTGCAGACAGCTCTGG GCACCCAGTCCCCTGGCTCGGCACTGTGACACAAACTTCAGCTCACCCACCGGAGCCTGCAAAGAGGGATCCCCTGAGAGATGTCAGCCCCAGCGGTGTGTTTCACATGATGG ACCCTGCAGCGTCATCTCCAGCAGAGCAAGGGATGCAGGGCCCTGCCCCACTTGCTCAG GCTGAATCCCCACCTCTGGGCTCAGTGCATGAGAGGAGGCCGGGagctcccacagcccagccctaCGAGGATGCAACAAGCTATCGGGCAGCGCTGCTCAGTGCCCAGGCCCGTGTGGCAGAGCTGGAGAGCCAG GTCCGCATGCTGGAGCTGGAGCGGACACAGCACAAATTGTTGCTGGAGAGCCTTCAGCAGAGGCACCAGGAGGACCTGGATCTTCTCGAGAGCGCACACAG GAGCCGGGTGAAGGTGGTGGAGGAGACTTATgggcagagggaggagaggctgcggcgggagaaggagcagctggaggctcAGCTGCTGTCACAGAGCCAGGATGCAGAGCGGGCCAGGGCAGATCTGGTGGCGCAGCATAAGCAGCGTGTGGCCACACTGGAGCAGCAGAGCGCCCAGGAGCTGGAGCGGCTGCGAGAGCTGCAGAG GTCATCTGTCCAGGAGATGCTCAAAGACCACGAAGAGCAGCTCCAGCGGCTGAAGCGGCTGAAAGACCAGGAGATCGATGCAGTGACCAGCGCCACTTCACACACCAG GTCTCTGAATGGTGTCATCGAGCAGATGGAAAGGTTCTCCAGTGACCTGCACAGCCTCTCGCACAAGGTGGAGGCCACACACCACACCACCTCCCAGGAGCTGGCCATGGGAGCCCGGCAGCGGGATGAGCAGCTCAAGG tgctCCAGGACAGgctgtcacagcagcagagggacatGGAAGAGGAGAGGAGCCGACTCCAGGAGGTGATTGCCAAAATGGAGGCCAGGCTAAGTGAGCAGACtcggctgctggagcag GAGCGTTGGAGGGTGACGGCAGAGCAATCCAAAGTGGAGTCCCTGCAGCGCTCCCTGGAGGAGCAGCGTCGACTCATGACCCAGCAGCTCTCCATGGAGCGGGCCGAACTGGAGAGGGCAAAG AGTGCTttgctggaggagcagaagtCAGTGATGCAGAAGTGCTCAGAGGAGCGCCGGAAGCTGGCCGTTGAATGGGCTGAATTtcacacccagcagcagcttagCAAGGAGCGGATGGAGCGCGACATAGACCGAGCCCTGCAGTTGGACTCCCAAAGGGAGGGCACCATCATGAGCCTGGCCAAG GAGCAAGCAGAGCTGAAGGTACGGAGCCGCGAGCTGAAGGtcaaggaggagcagctggcgAGGGACAGATTGCTGCTGGATGAGGCCTGGCATGAGCTAaggctggagaaggagaaggtgAAAGGGGCTACACTGCGCATccggcagcaggaggaggagatcAAGAACATGAGCAAG ctctctgcacagaAGTATGAGGAAGGGGAACGAGCCCTGCAGGATGCATGTAGGATAGAGTCTGAGcaccaggccaggctgcagGTCATGCAGCAGCACCTGGAGCAGCTCAAGCAGCAAGAACAGCACCTGCAACAG GAGAGGTTGAGCATGGCTCACCAGAGGAGACAGCTTGAACAACTGCACAAGAAGCTGCCTAATAACCCCACGCTGCTGCTGACCACAGACCAGGACCTGAGTGCTTCCACCAAGGGCCTCTCCAGCACGCTGA GTTTTCCACCTCCCATCAGGACATTGCCTGGGCACAGGAGTGTGGGCACGACTGCCTCAATGGAGCTCTACGCCAAACTGCTGGTGCTGAAGCACAGGGCTCAGCAG GACCGCAGTTTCCTGGAGGATGAGCAGCTCTTCTTGGAGACCCTAAAGAAGGCGTCCTGCAACACTTCACCTCTGTCAGTGTGA
- the FBF1 gene encoding fas-binding factor 1 homolog isoform X2 — MATKSKSSVRGSIDDVLDDLLGYDDEGPAKSSQPAGVSSGRARGSSLQASKKSFLEDDFFSKLPAEDMEAAEGSSISDADPQAVLQTLKEMDDMEADLLGMSKPSSGLGKAATKGPGKFSTSEGAVKTSGKMPAPEKGESAPEMDKKPLSSPPTSRQYRKFNFEDVDDPLAGLLSEEEQDAPRKPSPKGSERRPERKTELGKEKDPLPPQTPLHTTAPARRREELTFEDDDDDLMDVLGFGDGQKGDQKHGKKAEEEEVRPARSKLDELLGRGSVAKILERPGAGEHREFKLDKKYQKQPEKEEGWDEEDFVFGAYQPTVATTPEGRPSRRQSVRHATPSPCSRFSAENSSEPKPDPHSKPPPAASQSPARGSRAGGDWLGLKDEDFLDSEPPSPAKTSPVVSSQQLLAKEQATSKPNQLEEDNWLSAALSRKKAQAQVKAQERSAVPLETTGKGLDPSPAVSQPATSTGAAAQAAALQDKAASADSSGHPVPWLGTVTQTSAHPPEPAKRDPLRDVSPSGVFHMMDPAASSPAEQGMQGPAPLAQVTMPSTPLQAASQLQAESPPLGSVHERRPGAPTAQPYEDATSYRAALLSAQARVAELESQVRMLELERTQHKLLLESLQQRHQEDLDLLESAHRSRVKVVEETYGQREERLRREKEQLEAQLLSQSQDAERARADLVAQHKQRVATLEQQSAQELERLRELQRSSVQEMLKDHEEQLQRLKRLKDQEIDAVTSATSHTRSLNGVIEQMERFSSDLHSLSHKVEATHHTTSQELAMGARQRDEQLKVLQDRLSQQQRDMEEERSRLQEVIAKMEARLSEQTRLLEQERWRVTAEQSKVESLQRSLEEQRRLMTQQLSMERAELERAKSALLEEQKSVMQKCSEERRKLAVEWAEFHTQQQLSKERMERDIDRALQLDSQREGTIMSLAKEQAELKVRSRELKVKEEQLARDRLLLDEAWHELRLEKEKVKGATLRIRQQEEEIKNMSKLSAQKYEEGERALQDACRIESEHQARLQVMQQHLEQLKQQEQHLQQERLSMAHQRRQLEQLHKKLPNNPTLLLTTDQDLSASTKGLSSTLSFPPPIRTLPGHRSVGTTASMELYAKLLVLKHRAQQDRSFLEDEQLFLETLKKASCNTSPLSV; from the exons ATGAAGGCCCTGCTAAGTCTTCTCAGCCAGCTGGTGTCAGCAGTGGGAGAGCCCGGGGCAGCAGCTTGCAGGCCAGCAAGAA GTCATTTCTGGAGGATGATTTCTTTAGCAAGCTCCCTGCAGAGGACATGGAAGCTGCAGAG GGATCCAGTATCTCCGATGCAGACCCACAAGCTGTGCTGCAAACCCTGAAG GAAATGGATGACATGGAAGCTGATCTTCTGGGAATGTCAAAACCCAGTTCTGGGCTGGGAAAGGCAGCCACGAAAGGCCCAGGGAAATTTAGCACCTCAGAAGGAGCAGTAAAAACTTCAGGGAAGATGCCAGCTCCTGAGAAAG GAGAATCTGCGCCTGAGATGGATAAGAAACCACTCTCATCCCCACCCACTTCCCGACAGTACAGGAAATTTAACTTTGAAG ATGTAGATGATCCTTTGGCTGGGCTTTTATCTGAAGAGGAGCAGGATGCTCCCAGGAAGCCATCTCCAAAAGGCAGTGAAAGAAGaccagagaggaaaacagaactggGCAAAGAGAAAG ATCCACTCCCACCCCAGACACCCCTACACACTACAGCCCCAGCCCGGCGCAGGGAGGAGCTCACGtttgaagatgatgatgatgaccTGATGGATGTGCTGGGATTTGGTGATGGCCAAAAAGGAGACCAGAAGCATGGAAAGAAGGCGGAAGA GGAGGAGGTGCGTCCGGCCCGCTCCAAGCTGGATGAGTTACTGGGACGAGGCTCCGTCGCCAAAATCCTGGAACGGCCAGGtgcaggagagcacagagagTTCAAACTGGATAAGAAGTACCAAAAACAGCCAG agaaggaagagggtTGGGACGAGGAGGATTTTGTCTTTGGAGCTTACCAGCCCACGGTGGCCACCACACCTGAGGGCCGTCCCTCCAGGAGGCAGTCTGTGAG GCATGCAACTCCCTCTCCTTGCAGCAGGttttcagctgagaacagcagtgaACCGAAACCAGACCCACACTCCAaacctcctcctgcagccagccagAGCCCTGCAcggggcagcagggctgggggtgacTGGCTGGGCCTGAAGGATGAGGATTTTTTGGATTCAGAGCCTCCGTCTCCAGCTAAGACCAGTCCTGTGgtgagctcccagcagctcctggctaAAGAACAAGCAACGTCCAAACCCAACCAACTGGAAGAGGATAACTGGCTGAGTGCTGCCTTGTCCCGCAAGAAAGCCCAAGCTCAGGTGAAGGCTCAGGAGAGGAGTGCTGTGCCCCTGGAGACCACAGGCAAAGGGCTggatcccagccctgctgtcag ccagccagccacctccacaggagcagcagcacaggcagctgccctgcaggacAAGGCAGCAAGTGCAGACAGCTCTGG GCACCCAGTCCCCTGGCTCGGCACTGTGACACAAACTTCAGCTCACCCACCGGAGCCTGCAAAGAGGGATCCCCTGAGAGATGTCAGCCCCAGCGGTGTGTTTCACATGATGG ACCCTGCAGCGTCATCTCCAGCAGAGCAAGGGATGCAGGGCCCTGCCCCACTTGCTCAG GTTACCATGCCCAGCACACCCCTCCAGGCTGCCTCGCAGCTGCAG GCTGAATCCCCACCTCTGGGCTCAGTGCATGAGAGGAGGCCGGGagctcccacagcccagccctaCGAGGATGCAACAAGCTATCGGGCAGCGCTGCTCAGTGCCCAGGCCCGTGTGGCAGAGCTGGAGAGCCAG GTCCGCATGCTGGAGCTGGAGCGGACACAGCACAAATTGTTGCTGGAGAGCCTTCAGCAGAGGCACCAGGAGGACCTGGATCTTCTCGAGAGCGCACACAG GAGCCGGGTGAAGGTGGTGGAGGAGACTTATgggcagagggaggagaggctgcggcgggagaaggagcagctggaggctcAGCTGCTGTCACAGAGCCAGGATGCAGAGCGGGCCAGGGCAGATCTGGTGGCGCAGCATAAGCAGCGTGTGGCCACACTGGAGCAGCAGAGCGCCCAGGAGCTGGAGCGGCTGCGAGAGCTGCAGAG GTCATCTGTCCAGGAGATGCTCAAAGACCACGAAGAGCAGCTCCAGCGGCTGAAGCGGCTGAAAGACCAGGAGATCGATGCAGTGACCAGCGCCACTTCACACACCAG GTCTCTGAATGGTGTCATCGAGCAGATGGAAAGGTTCTCCAGTGACCTGCACAGCCTCTCGCACAAGGTGGAGGCCACACACCACACCACCTCCCAGGAGCTGGCCATGGGAGCCCGGCAGCGGGATGAGCAGCTCAAGG tgctCCAGGACAGgctgtcacagcagcagagggacatGGAAGAGGAGAGGAGCCGACTCCAGGAGGTGATTGCCAAAATGGAGGCCAGGCTAAGTGAGCAGACtcggctgctggagcag GAGCGTTGGAGGGTGACGGCAGAGCAATCCAAAGTGGAGTCCCTGCAGCGCTCCCTGGAGGAGCAGCGTCGACTCATGACCCAGCAGCTCTCCATGGAGCGGGCCGAACTGGAGAGGGCAAAG AGTGCTttgctggaggagcagaagtCAGTGATGCAGAAGTGCTCAGAGGAGCGCCGGAAGCTGGCCGTTGAATGGGCTGAATTtcacacccagcagcagcttagCAAGGAGCGGATGGAGCGCGACATAGACCGAGCCCTGCAGTTGGACTCCCAAAGGGAGGGCACCATCATGAGCCTGGCCAAG GAGCAAGCAGAGCTGAAGGTACGGAGCCGCGAGCTGAAGGtcaaggaggagcagctggcgAGGGACAGATTGCTGCTGGATGAGGCCTGGCATGAGCTAaggctggagaaggagaaggtgAAAGGGGCTACACTGCGCATccggcagcaggaggaggagatcAAGAACATGAGCAAG ctctctgcacagaAGTATGAGGAAGGGGAACGAGCCCTGCAGGATGCATGTAGGATAGAGTCTGAGcaccaggccaggctgcagGTCATGCAGCAGCACCTGGAGCAGCTCAAGCAGCAAGAACAGCACCTGCAACAG GAGAGGTTGAGCATGGCTCACCAGAGGAGACAGCTTGAACAACTGCACAAGAAGCTGCCTAATAACCCCACGCTGCTGCTGACCACAGACCAGGACCTGAGTGCTTCCACCAAGGGCCTCTCCAGCACGCTGA GTTTTCCACCTCCCATCAGGACATTGCCTGGGCACAGGAGTGTGGGCACGACTGCCTCAATGGAGCTCTACGCCAAACTGCTGGTGCTGAAGCACAGGGCTCAGCAG GACCGCAGTTTCCTGGAGGATGAGCAGCTCTTCTTGGAGACCCTAAAGAAGGCGTCCTGCAACACTTCACCTCTGTCAGTGTGA